GGTGCAGTAAAGAATTTTGTGAAGATGCAGAAAGAGAATAATTGTTTCTTCTTCATTGCTGACCTTCATTCTTTGACTACTCATCCCACACCTGTTGATTTGCATGAAAATGTTAAAAAGATTCTTTCCGAATACATTGCCTGCGGACTGAATCCTGAAGAATC
The sequence above is drawn from the Bacteroidota bacterium genome and encodes:
- a CDS encoding tryptophan--tRNA ligase; protein product: MEIVVSGIRPTGELHLGNYFGAVKNFVKMQKENNCFFFIADLHSLTTHPTPVDLHENVKKILSEYIACGLNPEES